The following are encoded together in the bacterium genome:
- a CDS encoding dihydroorotate dehydrogenase electron transfer subunit, with the protein MQLQTKIKIKGPHQVKVLSNVKLSEDTWKLTFENQIIAENAKPGQFVSILCEDLTLRRPFSIANSKNNTFEIIYKIKGKGTKYLSSLNSGDLTDVIGPLGKGFNAENKNSLLIGCGVGIAPIIFLSEILNKSAINYTFMECSQTYLDYAHSDNQIIITEDGSAGLEGRLDKHLENIIKETKPQKIYTCGPNAAIKYIIQVAEKYNIQTEVALERDFACGTGVCMGCTVQIKENGKLVNKRICKDGPVFNGSEVLL; encoded by the coding sequence ATGCAGTTACAAACAAAAATCAAAATAAAGGGTCCGCATCAGGTAAAAGTTTTAAGCAATGTAAAACTCTCTGAAGATACGTGGAAACTTACTTTTGAAAATCAAATAATTGCAGAAAACGCCAAACCGGGGCAGTTTGTATCTATATTATGCGAAGATTTAACGCTGCGAAGACCTTTTAGCATTGCAAATTCTAAAAACAACACTTTTGAAATAATTTATAAAATTAAAGGCAAAGGCACAAAATATCTTTCATCCCTTAATAGTGGAGATTTGACAGATGTAATAGGTCCTTTAGGCAAAGGATTCAATGCGGAAAATAAAAATTCACTATTAATCGGGTGCGGTGTAGGAATTGCCCCGATTATTTTTTTGTCAGAAATATTAAACAAGTCGGCAATAAATTATACTTTTATGGAATGTTCGCAGACTTATTTAGACTACGCTCACAGTGATAATCAAATCATTATAACCGAAGATGGCTCGGCAGGGCTTGAAGGAAGATTGGATAAACATCTGGAAAATATTATAAAAGAAACGAAACCGCAAAAAATTTACACATGCGGACCAAATGCTGCTATAAAATATATTATTCAGGTCGCAGAAAAATATAATATCCAAACAGAAGTTGCTCTGGAAAGAGATTTTGCCTGCGGAACAGGTGTTTGTATGGGGTGTACCGTTCAAATCAAAGAAAACGGCAAATTAGTAAACAAAAGAATCTGCAAAGACGGACCTGTTTTTAATGGAAGTGAGGTTTTATTATAA
- the speB gene encoding agmatinase, with translation MLNVPFLPRNWTNSTENFIEADCVMVGLPYDGTCSYRPGTRFAPELIRIASYGLESYSPIQERDLDEVKFYDAGEIDFQLGNRENILQTIEKAAKKTLAYNKKWLGIGGEHLVTFPVIKAYNEKYPEIFVIHFDAHADVREDYLDEKLSHACVMKRISEVITPDNLIQIGIRSGTQEEFQWMKDNNTIVKTQDKLKERLKLLENKPVFLSIDLDVLDPSLMSGTGTPEPGGMTYNELMSWLMLLKGLNIVGADVLELSPPYDSSGVSTVTAAKVIREVLLLMN, from the coding sequence ATGTTAAATGTCCCATTTTTACCGAGGAATTGGACAAATTCCACAGAAAATTTTATAGAGGCTGACTGCGTAATGGTTGGACTTCCTTATGACGGAACGTGTTCCTACAGACCCGGCACAAGATTTGCACCGGAACTCATAAGAATAGCCTCGTACGGACTGGAGTCTTATTCTCCAATTCAAGAGCGAGATCTTGATGAAGTCAAGTTTTATGACGCGGGAGAAATCGATTTTCAGCTGGGCAATAGAGAAAATATACTTCAAACAATAGAAAAAGCCGCTAAAAAAACACTTGCATACAACAAAAAATGGCTGGGAATAGGAGGAGAGCATCTTGTAACTTTTCCTGTTATAAAAGCCTACAATGAAAAATATCCCGAGATTTTTGTAATTCATTTTGATGCGCATGCTGATGTCAGAGAAGATTATTTAGATGAAAAACTTTCTCATGCTTGCGTTATGAAAAGAATTTCCGAAGTAATTACTCCTGATAATTTAATCCAGATAGGCATTCGCTCAGGTACACAAGAAGAATTCCAATGGATGAAAGACAATAATACTATAGTAAAAACTCAGGATAAGTTAAAAGAAAGATTAAAACTTCTCGAAAATAAACCTGTCTTTTTATCTATAGATCTGGATGTCCTCGATCCGAGCCTGATGAGCGGAACAGGTACGCCTGAACCGGGCGGTATGACTTATAATGAGTTAATGAGCTGGTTGATGCTTCTTAAAGGCCTGAATATTGTGGGAGCAGATGTTCTGGAACTATCTCCGCCTTATGACAGTTCGGGAGTTTCAACAGTTACTGCCGCAAAAGTTATCAGGGAAGTTTTGCTTTTAATGAATTAA
- the speE gene encoding polyamine aminopropyltransferase has product MTDIWYTEKYKDVLGLTFKIKDILHSEYSDFQKVEIIETEAYGKMLLLDGLVMTTEKDEFFYHEMISHIPMLAHQNPERVLIVGGGDGGTVREVLKHPSVKEIVLCEIDGAVIEVSKKYLPSIAGKLDDSRVKINVEDAIEYMKRQSKNFDVILIDSTDPMGPGEGLFTEDFYTNVKNALKEGGVMAAQSESPILNQKELGLISSLLKKVFPVVKTYIAPVPTYPGSFWSWTFCSETVNPTEIKNIKAAEEIEKHAKLYNREFHKSVFVLPNFIRDIVKQ; this is encoded by the coding sequence TTGACAGATATATGGTATACAGAAAAATATAAAGATGTACTTGGTTTAACATTTAAAATCAAGGATATTTTGCACAGTGAATACTCTGATTTTCAGAAAGTTGAAATTATCGAAACTGAAGCCTACGGGAAGATGCTTCTTCTTGACGGACTTGTGATGACTACAGAAAAAGACGAATTTTTCTATCATGAAATGATTTCACATATTCCGATGCTCGCACACCAAAACCCTGAGAGAGTACTCATAGTTGGTGGCGGTGATGGAGGAACTGTAAGAGAAGTTTTAAAACATCCTTCGGTAAAAGAAATTGTGCTTTGTGAAATTGACGGGGCAGTTATAGAAGTAAGCAAAAAATATCTGCCTTCTATAGCAGGAAAGCTTGATGATTCACGAGTTAAAATCAATGTTGAAGACGCTATTGAATATATGAAAAGACAAAGCAAGAATTTTGATGTGATTTTGATTGATTCAACCGACCCGATGGGGCCTGGCGAAGGTTTATTTACAGAAGATTTTTATACCAACGTCAAAAATGCACTTAAAGAAGGCGGTGTAATGGCTGCCCAGAGCGAATCACCGATTCTTAACCAAAAAGAGCTGGGATTAATTTCAAGTTTGCTCAAAAAAGTTTTTCCTGTTGTTAAAACTTATATTGCACCTGTTCCGACATATCCGGGTTCTTTTTGGAGCTGGACTTTCTGTTCGGAAACTGTAAATCCGACCGAAATCAAAAATATCAAAGCCGCAGAAGAAATTGAAAAACATGCTAAGTTGTACAACAGAGAGTTTCACAAATCAGTTTTCGTCCTGCCGAACTTTATTCGGGATATCGTAAAACAATAA
- the speD gene encoding adenosylmethionine decarboxylase: protein MTTNKTVNLGRHVLAELYNCDSNVLNNVELIERYMVEAAVECGATVVEKNFHMFSPFGVSGVVIISESHLAVHTWPEFGYAAVDLFTCGDSCDPLVAYEYLKQKFHAGSSSYSELKRGMLNTENNEIIETPFQIKTQI, encoded by the coding sequence ATGACGACAAATAAAACTGTTAACCTCGGAAGACACGTTCTGGCAGAACTTTATAACTGTGATTCCAATGTATTAAATAATGTTGAATTAATTGAGAGATATATGGTCGAAGCAGCAGTTGAATGCGGTGCGACTGTAGTTGAAAAAAACTTTCATATGTTTAGCCCCTTCGGAGTAAGTGGTGTTGTAATAATATCAGAATCGCATCTTGCCGTTCACACATGGCCGGAATTTGGATATGCAGCTGTAGATCTCTTTACATGCGGCGATTCTTGCGATCCGCTTGTTGCTTATGAATATCTGAAACAAAAATTCCACGCAGGATCTTCATCTTACAGTGAATTAAAACGCGGAATGCTAAACACAGAAAATAATGAAATTATCGAAACTCCCTTTCAGATCAAAACTCAAATATAA
- a CDS encoding NAD(P)H-dependent oxidoreductase subunit E has translation MKKKINTAGRVPCKCRIVSLDLLSIFLKYQDRKDCIVSLLTDIKNKFGCITEEDLICITEHFDISENEIMEVVSLNNELEITPIKQHLIRVCRGIVCQICGSDKLLEAASNELKIIQGNCTEDNKFRLEVVECVGFCEIAPIMAIDNAFYGNIDVSDATALIAHEKQKNKSC, from the coding sequence ATGAAAAAAAAAATAAATACAGCCGGGAGGGTTCCTTGCAAATGCAGAATAGTTAGTCTGGATTTACTTTCGATTTTTCTTAAATATCAGGACAGAAAAGACTGTATTGTGTCTTTGTTGACAGATATAAAAAACAAATTCGGGTGCATTACAGAAGAAGACCTGATTTGTATAACTGAACATTTTGATATTTCCGAAAACGAAATCATGGAAGTTGTAAGTCTTAATAATGAACTTGAAATAACACCTATAAAACAGCATTTGATACGAGTTTGCAGAGGAATTGTCTGCCAAATTTGCGGTTCCGATAAATTACTTGAAGCAGCGAGTAATGAACTTAAAATTATTCAGGGAAACTGCACAGAAGATAACAAATTCAGGCTGGAAGTGGTTGAATGCGTAGGATTTTGTGAAATTGCACCCATTATGGCCATTGATAATGCTTTTTACGGAAATATTGACGTATCTGATGCCACAGCACTTATCGCGCATGAAAAACAGAAAAACAAATCATGCTAA
- the yihA gene encoding ribosome biogenesis GTP-binding protein YihA/YsxC, with product MKKVTNATFITSSTCLKNCPDFNLPEIALIGRSNVGKSSFINTLTNRKKLAKTSNTPGKTRLINFFNINEEIIIADLPGYGYAKISKTEQEKWGKTLEEYLKGRTSLKAVIQFIDSRHDVQNNDLQMRDWLEFYRIPIITLVTKTDTLSKNEAFRSLQNISKLLETEVIEFSSKTGVGKDKILTVFTGIINDFV from the coding sequence ATGAAGAAAGTAACCAACGCAACGTTTATAACCAGCTCAACCTGTCTTAAAAATTGTCCTGATTTCAACCTGCCCGAAATTGCTTTGATAGGCCGTTCAAATGTGGGCAAATCTTCTTTCATAAATACCTTAACAAACAGAAAGAAGCTGGCTAAAACCAGTAATACCCCCGGAAAAACAAGACTTATTAACTTTTTTAATATAAATGAAGAAATAATTATTGCAGATTTACCGGGATACGGCTATGCGAAAATTTCCAAAACAGAACAGGAAAAATGGGGCAAGACACTTGAAGAATACCTAAAAGGCAGGACATCTTTAAAAGCAGTAATTCAATTTATTGATTCAAGGCATGACGTACAAAATAATGACCTTCAAATGAGGGATTGGCTAGAGTTTTATAGGATTCCGATTATTACACTGGTAACTAAAACAGATACGCTTTCAAAAAATGAAGCTTTCAGGTCGCTTCAAAATATATCAAAACTTTTAGAAACAGAAGTTATAGAGTTTTCATCGAAAACAGGCGTTGGAAAAGATAAGATTTTAACGGTTTTTACAGGAATTATAAACGATTTCGTTTAA
- a CDS encoding ribbon-helix-helix domain-containing protein, protein MARVLISMPDEFLSMIDNIADTEQRSRSELIREALRTYIHKSKVRENSLAGENANLLESLFE, encoded by the coding sequence ATGGCCAGAGTACTGATTTCAATGCCCGACGAATTCCTTTCTATGATTGACAACATTGCCGACACAGAACAGAGATCCAGAAGTGAACTAATTCGTGAAGCATTAAGGACTTATATTCATAAGTCAAAAGTTAGAGAAAATAGTTTAGCCGGTGAAAATGCAAATCTTCTAGAATCATTATTTGAATAA